The following proteins are co-located in the Rhodococcus opacus B4 genome:
- a CDS encoding NADP-dependent oxidoreductase → MRRVVARAYGGPEVLAVVDAEPADPAPGEVVIDVRAIGVNPIDYKLYSGAFGADPAVLPMRLGSEAAGVVAEVGDAATGPRGPIAVGDEVIAYPLSEAYADRLVVSGDSVVPKPASLPWNEAAGLLAVGATAVDTLDTANVGAGDLLLVHGASGGVGSFVVQLGRARGSTIIGTARPENHDYVRSLGATPVSYGDGLADRIRVLAPDGVDAVVDTAGSDEAIDVSVDLVRDRSRLVTTVPGPRPVEAGFRIVGALGPEGMEPRKRARAFLVDLAGNGDVRVRVARTYALSEVARAHADLRKPHAAGKFILLP, encoded by the coding sequence ATGCGACGTGTAGTTGCCCGCGCGTACGGAGGGCCCGAGGTCCTCGCGGTGGTCGACGCCGAGCCGGCGGACCCCGCGCCGGGTGAGGTGGTGATCGACGTCCGCGCGATCGGGGTCAACCCGATCGACTACAAGCTGTACAGCGGCGCGTTCGGCGCCGATCCCGCCGTCTTGCCGATGCGGCTGGGCAGCGAAGCGGCGGGCGTCGTCGCGGAGGTGGGTGACGCCGCCACGGGACCGCGGGGCCCGATCGCGGTGGGCGACGAGGTGATCGCGTACCCGTTGTCGGAGGCGTATGCGGACCGGCTCGTGGTGTCCGGTGATTCGGTGGTCCCGAAACCGGCCTCGTTGCCGTGGAACGAGGCTGCCGGACTTCTCGCGGTGGGCGCCACGGCGGTCGACACTCTCGACACGGCGAACGTCGGCGCCGGCGACCTCCTGCTCGTGCACGGAGCGTCAGGCGGCGTCGGGTCGTTCGTCGTGCAGTTGGGGCGGGCCCGCGGCTCGACGATCATCGGCACGGCGCGCCCGGAGAACCACGACTACGTCCGGTCGCTGGGTGCCACCCCTGTGTCGTACGGCGACGGACTCGCCGACCGCATCCGCGTTCTGGCACCGGACGGGGTGGACGCCGTCGTCGACACCGCGGGCAGCGACGAGGCCATCGACGTGTCCGTGGACCTGGTGCGGGACCGGTCGCGGTTGGTGACGACCGTCCCCGGACCACGGCCGGTCGAGGCCGGGTTCCGGATCGTGGGGGCGCTGGGTCCGGAAGGCATGGAACCGCGGAAGCGGGCCCGCGCGTTCCTCGTCGACCTCGCGGGCAACGGCGACGTGCGGGTGCGGGTCGCGCGCACCTACGCGCTGTCGGAGGTCGCGCGCGCTCACGCCGATCTCCGAAAGCCGCACGCGGCGGGCAAATTCATCCTGCTGCCCTAG
- a CDS encoding TetR/AcrR family transcriptional regulator, with the protein MAAGTRDRILDALEKLLLDVGIAQVTLEAVAAEAGVSKGGLLYHFPSKEALLAAMVRRLGERADAQLADAVSGGTPMSEWYLQVPDASTAEELALYRSTIAALRSVDGQHDEIQKAVTDVMRSWDEGLQDEIDDPVQAEIVRLVGDGIYLAALLRLPMPEPELYKKVVARLLQK; encoded by the coding sequence ATGGCTGCCGGTACGCGCGATCGAATACTCGACGCCCTCGAGAAGCTGCTGCTCGACGTGGGGATAGCCCAGGTGACCCTCGAAGCCGTCGCGGCGGAGGCCGGGGTGTCCAAAGGCGGACTGCTCTATCACTTCCCCAGCAAGGAAGCGCTCCTCGCCGCCATGGTGCGCCGGCTCGGCGAGCGGGCCGACGCCCAACTCGCCGACGCCGTGTCCGGGGGCACCCCGATGTCCGAGTGGTATCTGCAGGTCCCCGACGCGAGCACCGCGGAGGAACTCGCCCTCTACCGTTCGACCATCGCCGCTCTACGAAGCGTCGACGGTCAGCACGACGAGATCCAGAAGGCCGTCACCGACGTCATGCGCAGCTGGGACGAGGGCCTGCAGGACGAGATCGACGACCCCGTGCAGGCCGAGATCGTGCGCCTCGTCGGCGACGGCATCTACCTGGCCGCGCTGCTCAGGCTTCCCATGCCCGAGCCCGAGCTGTACAAGAAGGTCGTCGCGCGGCTGCTGCAGAAGTAG
- a CDS encoding TetR/AcrR family transcriptional regulator: MPDSAKRPYSSPLRAESARRTRILVRDAAARLFADRGYVSTTVRNVAEAAGVSTRTVFTAYPGGKAELFHEALHAAIQGETDAAPAARTPRDGDPVERILEQMVAYSTDVLERAGTLMATSIESSGADEDMRRFADEAARASAENAMTLAEGLAAHELLRPEISVQRAADVLFTVVSPQVYSLLRRQCGWDVDDYRNWVKATIRASLLH, encoded by the coding sequence GTGCCCGACTCCGCCAAGAGGCCGTACTCTTCGCCGCTCCGCGCGGAATCGGCCCGCCGGACCCGGATCCTCGTCCGGGATGCCGCGGCCCGGTTGTTCGCCGACCGCGGATACGTCAGCACGACGGTGCGGAACGTGGCCGAGGCCGCCGGCGTGTCCACTCGCACGGTGTTCACCGCGTACCCGGGCGGCAAGGCGGAACTGTTCCACGAGGCACTGCACGCGGCGATCCAGGGCGAGACCGACGCCGCGCCTGCTGCCCGCACACCCCGGGACGGCGACCCGGTGGAGCGGATCCTCGAACAGATGGTCGCGTACAGCACCGACGTCCTGGAGCGGGCCGGAACCCTGATGGCGACATCGATCGAATCCTCGGGCGCGGACGAGGACATGCGGCGGTTCGCCGACGAGGCGGCGCGGGCCTCCGCCGAGAACGCGATGACCCTTGCCGAGGGACTCGCCGCGCACGAACTGCTGCGCCCCGAGATCTCTGTCCAGCGGGCCGCCGACGTGCTGTTCACGGTCGTGTCGCCACAGGTGTATTCGCTGCTGCGCAGGCAGTGCGGGTGGGATGTCGACGACTACCGGAACTGGGTGAAAGCGACCATCCGGGCGAGTCTGCTCCACTGA
- a CDS encoding MFS transporter, with amino-acid sequence MSVSTDRGINDAYGAPGHSSASRRDWLGLVVLAFAVLLIAVDGTVLDLALPFISADLEPSSTQLLWIIDVYSFVLAGLLITMGTLGDRIGRRRLLLIGAAGFGIASLIAAWAPTPEMLIAARVLQGISGATLMPATLGLIRTIFVDPRQRTLAIGVWGAMAGGGTAAGPLIGGWLLEHFWWGSVFLINIPVMLVLIAVGPLVIPESKDPAPGRFDLLSAALSMTTMLPLVYAVKETVVHGVDPVLLVVGLVGVVSGVVFVRRQKSMQDPMIDIGLFAKPAFSTAVLTNLLSIFALAGVLFFGSQYLQLVLGNTAFESGVLMLPGMLMSAVTALAAAWMVRRWATSHVLGGGLAVAGVGAALMLTLGVDGAPTMFVVGFGLAGAGVGIALTLTSDLVVSAVEPERAGAASAVSETAYELGIALGVAVLGSVVMAIFRNGLDTSMLPPEQVEPAQGTLGAAVAEAQQLPEAARAVFLESAQSAFVDGMHVAAGATAVILFATAILVLRMLRDRQGELSSTTNE; translated from the coding sequence ATGTCTGTCTCCACGGATCGCGGGATCAACGACGCCTACGGCGCGCCAGGTCATTCCTCCGCATCACGCCGAGACTGGCTCGGATTGGTCGTCCTGGCCTTCGCCGTCCTCCTGATCGCCGTCGACGGCACGGTGCTCGACCTCGCACTGCCGTTCATCAGCGCCGACCTCGAGCCCAGCAGCACGCAACTGCTGTGGATCATCGACGTCTACTCCTTCGTCCTCGCCGGACTGCTCATCACCATGGGCACGCTCGGCGACCGGATCGGGCGGCGCCGGCTACTGCTGATCGGCGCCGCCGGATTCGGTATCGCCTCGCTCATCGCGGCGTGGGCGCCGACACCCGAGATGCTCATCGCGGCCCGTGTGCTGCAGGGAATCTCGGGTGCCACGCTGATGCCCGCGACCCTCGGCCTGATCCGCACGATCTTCGTCGACCCGCGCCAGCGGACCCTCGCCATCGGTGTGTGGGGCGCGATGGCCGGTGGCGGCACCGCGGCGGGCCCGCTGATCGGCGGCTGGCTGCTCGAGCACTTCTGGTGGGGCTCGGTGTTCCTGATCAACATCCCGGTGATGCTGGTGCTGATCGCCGTGGGACCACTCGTGATCCCCGAGTCGAAGGACCCTGCGCCGGGACGGTTCGACCTGCTCAGTGCGGCGCTGTCGATGACCACGATGCTGCCGCTGGTGTACGCGGTCAAGGAGACCGTGGTGCACGGCGTCGACCCGGTGCTCCTCGTCGTCGGTCTCGTCGGCGTCGTGTCGGGTGTGGTGTTCGTGCGCAGGCAGAAGTCGATGCAGGACCCGATGATCGACATCGGCCTGTTCGCGAAGCCGGCGTTCTCGACCGCCGTCCTCACCAACCTGCTGTCCATCTTCGCGCTCGCCGGTGTGCTGTTCTTCGGGTCGCAGTACCTGCAGTTGGTGCTCGGCAACACCGCGTTCGAATCGGGTGTGCTGATGCTGCCCGGCATGCTGATGAGCGCGGTCACCGCGCTCGCGGCGGCCTGGATGGTGCGCCGGTGGGCCACGTCGCACGTGCTCGGCGGCGGCCTCGCCGTCGCGGGTGTGGGTGCGGCACTGATGCTCACGCTCGGCGTGGACGGCGCCCCGACGATGTTCGTGGTCGGCTTCGGTCTCGCCGGAGCCGGCGTCGGTATCGCGCTGACGCTGACGTCCGACCTCGTGGTGAGCGCCGTCGAACCCGAACGGGCCGGCGCCGCCTCCGCGGTGTCCGAGACCGCCTACGAACTCGGCATCGCGCTCGGCGTCGCCGTGCTCGGCAGCGTCGTCATGGCGATCTTCCGGAACGGCCTGGACACGTCGATGCTGCCACCGGAACAGGTCGAGCCCGCCCAGGGCACGCTCGGTGCCGCGGTCGCGGAGGCCCAGCAACTCCCCGAGGCGGCGCGGGCGGTCTTCCTCGAATCCGCGCAGTCGGCGTTCGTCGACGGCATGCACGTCGCCGCGGGCGCGACCGCCGTGATCCTGTTCGCGACCGCGATCCTCGTGCTGCGGATGCTGCGCGACCGTCAGGGCGAGCTGTCGAGCACCACGAACGAATGA
- the treY gene encoding malto-oligosyltrehalose synthase, with translation MAITATYRLQLRGDCFTLADAAAAADYLDDLGISHVYLSPILTATTGSTHGYDVTDATRVSPALGGREALVALARAVRARGMGIVVDLVPNHVGVAQPRENAWWWDVLTHGRGSEYADFFDIDWSEDNGAGGRLALPVLGSDADLESLTVDRSGPEPLLAFYEHRFPIAPGTDATEPMAVHDAQSYRLVPWNSGLIGYRRFFAVSELAGIRQEDPRVFEASHRELRSWVTDDLVDGVRIDHPDGLSDPAGYLDRLRNVIGADRWLVIEKILGHSEPLDDHLPIEGTTGYDALAELGGVFVDPSGAPALTALSASRTGDRGDAAWIHEHETAIKKDVAGTGLAPEVRRLVRAIRAETGTDCADPDLRDAVVDVVAAMPVYRSDYSPLAGLATRVIGDAARREPQRAAALSALAAALIAGGEAATRFQQVCGAVMAKSVEDCLFYRTARLVSLQEVGGNPANVGVFPAEFHLAAAERAHRWPRAMTTLSTHDTKRGEDVRARIGILSQVPDLWAECVDQWERIAPSPDPATGLFLWQNLFGVWPVDGRAAGDVPDFRDRVHAYAEKAVREAGTRTSWHAVNEDFETDLHRWLDTVIDGTVGKALGSLCTQLAPHAWSDALGQKLLQLCGPGIPDVYQGTELWEDSLVDPDNRRPVDYDVRRTVLAGLGTPPVDPTGAAKMHVVRTALRLRRDRPDSFVGGTYAPVFASGTAAEHLIGFARGSQGSAPDVVALATRHSVGVEQRGWDDTTVTLRGGTWTDLLTSQVYPGGPVDAATLFARYPVVLLTREYFSTARG, from the coding sequence ATGGCGATCACGGCGACCTACCGGCTGCAACTGCGCGGTGACTGCTTCACCCTGGCGGACGCCGCCGCCGCCGCCGACTACCTGGACGACTTGGGGATCTCGCACGTCTACCTGTCGCCGATCCTGACGGCCACCACCGGGTCGACCCACGGTTACGACGTCACCGACGCGACCCGGGTGTCCCCTGCCCTCGGTGGCCGGGAGGCGCTGGTCGCACTGGCGCGGGCGGTGCGGGCACGCGGGATGGGCATCGTCGTCGACCTCGTCCCCAACCATGTGGGCGTCGCACAGCCGCGTGAGAACGCCTGGTGGTGGGACGTTCTCACGCACGGTCGTGGCTCCGAGTACGCCGACTTCTTCGACATCGACTGGAGTGAGGACAACGGCGCGGGCGGACGGCTCGCGCTGCCCGTCCTCGGGTCGGACGCCGACCTCGAGTCGCTGACCGTCGACCGCTCGGGACCCGAGCCGCTGCTCGCGTTCTACGAGCACCGGTTCCCGATTGCCCCCGGCACGGACGCGACCGAGCCGATGGCGGTGCACGACGCGCAGTCGTACCGGTTGGTCCCGTGGAACTCCGGACTCATCGGGTACCGCCGATTCTTCGCGGTCAGCGAACTGGCCGGGATCCGTCAGGAAGACCCCCGCGTGTTCGAGGCCTCGCACCGCGAACTGCGGAGCTGGGTGACGGACGACTTGGTCGACGGCGTCCGCATCGACCATCCCGACGGGTTGTCCGACCCCGCCGGATACCTCGACCGGCTGCGGAATGTGATCGGCGCGGACCGCTGGCTCGTGATCGAGAAGATCCTCGGTCACTCCGAGCCGCTCGACGACCACCTGCCGATCGAGGGCACCACCGGCTACGACGCGCTGGCCGAACTCGGCGGCGTGTTCGTCGACCCGTCGGGTGCGCCCGCGCTCACCGCCCTGTCGGCGTCCCGCACCGGCGACCGGGGCGACGCAGCGTGGATCCACGAGCACGAAACCGCGATCAAGAAGGACGTCGCCGGCACCGGCCTCGCCCCGGAGGTCCGGCGCCTCGTCCGCGCGATCCGGGCGGAGACCGGCACCGACTGCGCCGATCCCGACCTGCGCGACGCCGTCGTGGACGTCGTCGCGGCGATGCCCGTGTACCGGTCCGACTACAGCCCGCTCGCCGGGCTCGCGACCCGCGTGATCGGTGACGCCGCGCGGCGCGAACCGCAACGAGCCGCGGCGCTGTCCGCCCTCGCCGCCGCCCTGATCGCCGGCGGTGAGGCGGCCACCCGCTTCCAGCAGGTCTGCGGCGCGGTGATGGCGAAATCCGTGGAGGACTGCCTGTTCTACCGCACGGCCCGGCTGGTGTCGTTGCAGGAGGTGGGCGGCAACCCCGCGAACGTCGGCGTCTTCCCCGCCGAGTTCCATCTCGCCGCGGCCGAGCGCGCACACCGGTGGCCGCGGGCGATGACGACGCTCTCGACGCACGACACCAAACGCGGCGAGGACGTCCGCGCCCGGATCGGCATCCTGTCGCAGGTGCCGGATCTGTGGGCCGAATGCGTCGACCAGTGGGAGCGCATCGCCCCCAGCCCCGATCCCGCCACCGGACTGTTCCTGTGGCAGAACCTGTTCGGCGTGTGGCCGGTCGACGGCCGCGCCGCGGGCGACGTGCCCGACTTCCGTGACCGCGTCCACGCGTACGCGGAGAAGGCCGTCCGGGAAGCCGGGACCCGGACGTCGTGGCACGCCGTGAACGAGGACTTCGAAACAGATCTCCACCGCTGGCTGGACACGGTGATCGACGGCACCGTCGGCAAGGCGCTCGGATCACTGTGCACACAACTGGCGCCGCACGCCTGGTCCGATGCGCTCGGCCAGAAGCTCCTCCAGCTGTGCGGGCCCGGGATCCCGGACGTGTACCAGGGCACGGAGCTGTGGGAGGACTCGCTCGTCGACCCCGACAATCGCCGCCCCGTCGATTACGACGTGCGGCGGACCGTGCTCGCGGGACTGGGCACCCCTCCGGTCGACCCGACGGGCGCGGCGAAGATGCACGTAGTGCGAACAGCCCTGCGCCTGCGCCGGGACCGTCCGGACAGCTTCGTGGGCGGCACCTATGCGCCGGTCTTCGCATCGGGGACCGCGGCCGAACACCTGATCGGATTCGCCCGCGGATCCCAGGGGTCGGCGCCGGACGTCGTGGCCCTGGCCACCCGGCACAGCGTGGGTGTGGAGCAACGCGGCTGGGACGACACCACCGTCACCCTCCGTGGCGGCACCTGGACCGACCTGCTCACCTCCCAGGTGTACCCCGGCGGCCCCGTCGACGCCGCCACCCTGTTCGCCCGCTACCCCGTTGTCCTCCTGACCCGTGAGTACTTCTCAACCGCCCGCGGTTGA
- the treZ gene encoding malto-oligosyltrehalose trehalohydrolase yields MHTFEVWAPIPTSVSVEVDGRRHDMTPSPDGWWRADAPASQDSRYAFLLDDSDTPLPDPRSPRQPDGVHGASQLHTLDESLWTDSQWTGRQLAGSVVYELHVGTFTPEGTFAAAVGRLDHLVELGVDFVELMPVNGFNGTHNWGYDGVLWYTVHEGYGGPDGLQALVDACHARGLGVVLDAVYNHLGPSGNYLDRYGPYLAQGANTWGRSINLDGPDSGEVRRYIIGNALRWFREFHIDALRLDAVHALVDHTATHLLEDLAIETRRLSAHLRRPLTLIAESDLNDPRLITSRSAGGYGLDAQWDDDVHHAIHAAVSGERQGYYGDFGSMACLADTLRQGWFHAGTFSTFRGRTHGRPLDTRRIPASSLVTYTCTHDQIGNRATGDRPGTYLDDGQLAVKAALVLCSPFTPMLFMGEEWGASTPFQFFTSHPEPELAKATAEGRKAEFAEHGWSTDDVPDPQDPETFERSKLDWDELAREPHARLLDCYRSLLRLRRERAELTDPWLANLSVDYDEEEQWIVVHRGALRLACNLGAEPVTVPVGGSPVLWWEPPTQDRTASATELPGHSFVVLDSSP; encoded by the coding sequence GTGCACACATTCGAGGTATGGGCCCCGATCCCGACGTCGGTTTCCGTGGAGGTCGACGGCCGCCGACACGACATGACCCCGTCACCGGACGGCTGGTGGCGGGCCGACGCCCCGGCCTCTCAGGACTCCCGGTACGCGTTCCTCCTCGACGACAGCGACACCCCGCTCCCCGACCCCCGGTCGCCGCGCCAGCCCGACGGAGTGCACGGCGCGTCCCAGCTCCACACCCTCGACGAGAGCCTCTGGACCGACTCGCAGTGGACCGGGCGGCAGCTCGCCGGTTCCGTCGTCTACGAATTGCACGTCGGCACGTTCACCCCGGAGGGCACGTTCGCCGCTGCGGTCGGCAGGCTCGACCATCTCGTCGAACTCGGCGTCGATTTCGTGGAACTGATGCCCGTCAACGGGTTCAACGGAACCCACAACTGGGGGTATGACGGCGTTCTCTGGTACACGGTGCACGAGGGCTACGGCGGACCGGACGGGCTGCAGGCCCTCGTCGACGCGTGCCACGCCCGCGGTCTCGGCGTGGTCCTCGACGCCGTCTACAACCACCTCGGACCCTCGGGGAACTACCTCGACCGATACGGCCCGTACCTGGCGCAGGGCGCCAACACCTGGGGCCGCAGCATCAACCTCGACGGACCGGACAGCGGCGAGGTGCGCCGCTACATCATCGGCAACGCGCTGCGGTGGTTCCGCGAGTTCCACATCGACGCGCTGCGCCTCGACGCCGTCCACGCGCTCGTCGACCACACCGCCACCCACCTTCTCGAGGATCTGGCCATCGAGACCCGCCGGCTGTCCGCGCACCTGAGGCGGCCGCTGACGCTCATCGCCGAGAGCGACCTCAACGATCCGCGGCTGATCACGTCGCGGTCGGCGGGCGGCTACGGCCTCGACGCCCAGTGGGACGACGACGTGCATCACGCCATCCACGCGGCGGTCTCGGGCGAGAGGCAGGGCTATTACGGAGATTTCGGTTCGATGGCCTGCCTCGCGGACACATTGCGCCAGGGGTGGTTCCACGCGGGCACGTTCTCGACGTTCCGGGGTCGCACCCACGGCAGACCGCTGGACACCCGGCGGATCCCGGCCAGTTCCCTGGTCACGTACACGTGCACCCACGATCAGATCGGCAACCGGGCGACCGGCGACCGCCCCGGCACGTATCTCGACGACGGGCAGCTCGCCGTGAAGGCGGCGCTCGTGCTCTGCTCGCCGTTCACGCCGATGCTGTTCATGGGCGAGGAGTGGGGCGCGAGCACCCCGTTCCAGTTCTTCACCTCGCACCCGGAGCCGGAACTCGCGAAGGCCACGGCGGAGGGGCGCAAGGCCGAGTTCGCGGAGCACGGCTGGAGCACGGACGACGTTCCCGACCCACAGGACCCGGAGACGTTCGAGCGGTCCAAGCTCGACTGGGACGAACTGGCCCGCGAACCGCATGCCCGGCTGCTGGACTGCTACCGCTCGCTGCTGCGGCTTCGCCGGGAGCGCGCCGAGCTGACGGACCCGTGGCTCGCGAATCTGTCCGTCGACTACGACGAGGAAGAGCAGTGGATCGTGGTGCACCGCGGCGCACTTCGTCTCGCCTGCAACCTGGGTGCCGAACCGGTGACCGTCCCGGTCGGCGGCTCCCCCGTGCTGTGGTGGGAGCCGCCGACGCAGGACCGGACCGCCTCGGCGACGGAGCTACCGGGTCATTCGTTCGTGGTGCTCGACAGCTCGCCCTGA
- a CDS encoding DUF1918 domain-containing protein yields MHVAVGDRLHVQGRVVGVHETTAEVVEVHGENGEPPYLVRYDDGHEALVFPGSDAWVEHPKS; encoded by the coding sequence ATGCACGTAGCAGTGGGAGACCGGTTGCACGTTCAGGGGCGGGTGGTCGGAGTGCACGAGACGACCGCCGAGGTCGTGGAGGTACACGGCGAGAACGGCGAACCGCCCTATCTCGTCCGGTACGACGACGGTCACGAGGCCCTCGTGTTTCCCGGATCCGATGCCTGGGTGGAGCACCCGAAGTCGTAG
- the ilvA gene encoding threonine ammonia-lyase IlvA, with the protein MSTSPDTAAQNLTSPLTVGDIDAAIERISHVIDATPLQWSERLSALTGANVYLKREDLQVVRSYKLRGAYNLMAQLDADERAAGVVTASAGNHAQGVAFACRTMEITGRIYVPSNTPKQKRDRIRAHGGEFVELILTGETYDAAAAAAAADVRRTGATMVAPFDDARTAAGQGTIAAEILAQLGVAPDSVLVPVGGGGCIAGIATYLHAHAPRAAIVGVEPTGAASMTAALVAGGPVTLTEIDPFVDGASVKRVGDLPYAVVSALGAEVVTHTSLGQADRSSTIRLDPETFVMTNLDEGALCTAMLELYQNEGIIAEPAGALSVAALANITFEPGSTVVCLISGGNNDVSRYGEILERSLVNLGLKHYFLVDFPQEPGALRRFLDEVLGPEDDITLFEYVKRNNRETGAALVGIELGKAEGLGELLERMEQSRMQVERLEPGSPAYRYLT; encoded by the coding sequence GTGTCCACATCGCCCGATACCGCAGCCCAGAACCTCACCTCGCCCCTGACAGTGGGCGACATCGACGCGGCCATCGAGCGAATTTCCCACGTGATCGACGCGACTCCACTGCAGTGGAGCGAACGCCTGTCCGCGTTGACCGGCGCGAACGTCTACCTCAAGCGAGAAGACCTGCAGGTCGTCCGCTCCTACAAACTCCGCGGCGCCTACAACCTCATGGCCCAGCTCGACGCGGACGAGCGTGCCGCCGGCGTCGTGACGGCCAGCGCCGGTAACCATGCGCAGGGCGTCGCGTTCGCCTGCCGGACAATGGAAATCACCGGCCGCATCTACGTCCCGTCGAACACCCCCAAGCAGAAGCGTGATCGCATCCGTGCGCACGGCGGCGAGTTCGTCGAGCTGATCCTGACGGGGGAGACGTACGACGCCGCCGCCGCTGCCGCCGCCGCCGACGTGCGGCGGACGGGCGCGACGATGGTGGCACCGTTCGACGACGCGCGGACCGCGGCCGGTCAGGGCACCATCGCCGCCGAGATCCTCGCCCAGCTGGGCGTGGCCCCCGATTCCGTCCTGGTCCCGGTCGGCGGCGGCGGGTGCATCGCCGGGATCGCGACCTATCTGCACGCGCACGCACCGCGCGCGGCCATCGTCGGCGTGGAGCCGACAGGGGCGGCGTCGATGACGGCGGCCCTGGTGGCCGGTGGTCCCGTGACGTTGACGGAGATCGACCCGTTCGTCGACGGCGCGTCGGTGAAGCGGGTCGGCGACCTGCCGTACGCCGTGGTCTCCGCCCTGGGCGCCGAGGTGGTGACGCACACGTCGCTGGGCCAGGCCGATCGGTCGTCCACGATCCGGCTCGATCCGGAGACGTTCGTGATGACCAACCTCGACGAGGGTGCGCTGTGCACCGCGATGCTCGAGCTGTACCAGAACGAGGGCATCATCGCCGAGCCGGCGGGCGCGCTGTCGGTGGCGGCGCTCGCGAACATCACGTTCGAGCCGGGGTCCACGGTGGTGTGCCTGATCTCGGGCGGTAACAACGACGTCTCGCGGTACGGGGAGATCCTGGAACGCTCGCTGGTGAATCTCGGTCTCAAGCACTACTTCCTCGTGGACTTCCCGCAGGAGCCGGGCGCGCTGCGCCGATTCCTGGACGAGGTGCTCGGCCCCGAGGACGACATCACCCTGTTCGAGTACGTGAAGCGGAACAACCGGGAGACCGGCGCCGCCCTGGTGGGTATCGAACTCGGCAAGGCGGAGGGGCTCGGCGAGCTGCTCGAGCGGATGGAGCAGTCCCGGATGCAGGTGGAACGCCTGGAGCCGGGAAGCCCTGCGTACCGCTACCTCACCTGA